Proteins from one Podarcis raffonei isolate rPodRaf1 chromosome 1, rPodRaf1.pri, whole genome shotgun sequence genomic window:
- the CD82 gene encoding CD82 antigen isoform X3: MGSGCLKVTKYFLFLFNLLFFILGAVILGFGIWILVDKNSFISVLQTSSSSLKIGAYILIGVGAVTMLMGFLGCIGAVNEIRCLLGLYFTCLLLILIAQIAAGVLIYLQRDRLRKELDMIAGNLIQNYNPYDDKNRTLENAWDYVQLQLSCCGWAAPENWKNNTFLQDGNQTSYPCSCGNDSTNSLPETGFCSLGTVSNTTTVEDWPVRKQGCREGVQNWLQENLGIILGVCAGVAVIELLGMILSICLCKNIHTEDYTKVPKY, encoded by the exons ATCTTGGGTGCTGTGATCCTGGGCTTCGGAATATGGATCTTGGTTGACAAGAATAGCTTCATTTCAGTTTTGC AGACCTCATCATCATCGCTGAAGATTGGGGCGTACATTCTCATTGGAGTCGGTGCTGTGACCATGTTGATGGGGTTCCTGGGCTGCATTGGAGCAGTCAATGAGATCCGCTGTCTCTTGGGTCTG TACTTCACCTGCCTGTTGTTGATCCTCATAGCCCAGATAGCTGCTGGCGTGCTCATCTACCTCCAGCGGGATAGA CTCAGGAAAGAACTGGATATGATTGCTGGCAACCTCATTCAGAATTACAATCCCTATGATGACAAGAATAGGACCCTTGAGAATGCGTGGGACTATGTCCAGTTGCAG CTGTCTTGCTGTGGCTGGGCTGCACCGGAAAATTGGAAAAACAACACTTTCCTCCAGGACGGAAACCAGACATCCTACCCTTGCTCTTGCGGCAATGACTCAACCAACTCGCTCCCAGAAACAGGCTTCTGCTCTTTGGGTACTGTTTCCAACACCACAACGGTTGAGGACTGGCCTGTTAGAAAGCAG GGCTGTAGGGAAGGTGTGCAGAATTGGCTACAGGAGAATCTTGGCATCATTCTTGGAGTCTGTGCAGGGGTTGCTGTCATTGAG CTCCTGGGGATGATTCTCTCGATCTGCCTCTGCAAGAACATACACACTGAAGACTACACCAAAGTGCCCAAGTACTGA